A region from the Actinoplanes sp. OR16 genome encodes:
- a CDS encoding ABC transporter permease, translating to MAGTRALLQFSLRLERIRLPVWILGAGLLFGIQSVQSQNLYGTPEELAQLRVTLGGNTAVIAMSGPAELLNSIGNEIVFEMFAFVAIIVALMNMFLVGRHTRGDEESGRAELIRSARVGRRAPLMAALLLALIADLVTGLVISGVLAATGLGLAGSALTGAAIAGAGLVFAALTAVAAQIFENTRGVYGITGLVLGASYALRAAGDAGDSALSWASPIGWGQRTMPFGPGRWWPLLLLLGTTGALVWIALAALDRRDFGAGLVRPRLGRPQASWALRGPSGLAWRLQRGTVIGWVLGVGLLGMAYGSLGDSIEAYIEDNPEVAAFLPGGAADIVDAYLALTLALCALLAAAFGVASALRIRAEETAGRAEPVLATATGRGRWLAGHLGVALAGSALVLVVSGFGEGLSYGLTVGDPGQALRMAGSALVYLPAVWVIVAVPALGVGWLARAAAILGWTALGYCAVVQLFADSFRLPDWARQASPFTHLPAAPLEAVTAGPIIALSVIGIVLIAAGFAGFQRRDVGY from the coding sequence ATGGCCGGAACCCGTGCCCTGCTTCAGTTCAGCCTCCGTCTCGAGCGGATCCGGCTGCCCGTCTGGATCCTCGGCGCCGGTCTGCTCTTCGGCATCCAGTCGGTGCAGAGCCAGAACCTCTACGGCACCCCCGAGGAGCTGGCTCAGCTGCGCGTCACGCTGGGCGGCAACACCGCGGTGATCGCGATGAGCGGCCCGGCCGAGCTGCTGAACTCGATCGGCAACGAGATCGTCTTCGAGATGTTCGCGTTCGTGGCGATCATCGTGGCGCTGATGAACATGTTCCTGGTCGGCCGGCACACCCGCGGCGACGAGGAGTCCGGCCGGGCCGAGCTGATCCGGTCGGCGCGGGTCGGCCGCCGGGCGCCGCTGATGGCGGCGTTGCTGCTCGCGCTGATCGCCGACCTGGTCACCGGACTGGTGATCTCCGGAGTGCTCGCCGCGACCGGCCTCGGCCTCGCCGGGTCCGCGCTGACCGGCGCCGCGATCGCCGGTGCCGGCCTGGTCTTCGCGGCGCTCACCGCCGTCGCCGCGCAGATCTTCGAGAACACCCGCGGCGTCTACGGCATCACCGGCCTCGTCCTCGGCGCGAGCTACGCCCTGCGCGCCGCCGGCGACGCCGGTGACTCCGCGCTGTCCTGGGCCTCGCCGATCGGCTGGGGGCAGAGGACCATGCCTTTCGGTCCGGGCCGCTGGTGGCCGCTCCTGCTCCTTCTCGGTACGACCGGAGCTCTCGTGTGGATCGCGCTCGCGGCACTCGACCGCCGCGACTTCGGCGCGGGTCTGGTCCGCCCGCGTCTCGGCCGGCCGCAGGCGTCCTGGGCGTTGCGGGGCCCGTCCGGGCTGGCCTGGCGGCTGCAGCGCGGCACGGTGATCGGCTGGGTACTCGGCGTCGGGCTGCTCGGGATGGCGTACGGGTCGCTCGGCGACAGCATCGAGGCCTACATCGAGGACAACCCGGAGGTCGCCGCGTTCCTGCCGGGCGGCGCCGCGGACATCGTCGACGCGTACCTCGCCCTCACCCTGGCCCTCTGCGCGCTGCTGGCCGCGGCGTTCGGGGTGGCGTCCGCGCTGCGCATCCGTGCCGAGGAGACGGCCGGCCGCGCCGAACCGGTCCTCGCCACCGCGACCGGCCGGGGCCGCTGGCTGGCCGGCCACCTCGGTGTCGCGCTGGCCGGCAGTGCCCTGGTCCTGGTGGTGTCCGGGTTCGGCGAGGGCCTGTCGTACGGGCTGACCGTCGGCGATCCGGGCCAGGCGCTCCGGATGGCCGGGTCGGCCCTGGTCTACCTGCCGGCCGTCTGGGTGATCGTGGCCGTCCCGGCGCTGGGCGTGGGCTGGCTGGCCCGGGCCGCCGCGATCCTGGGCTGGACCGCGCTCGGCTACTGCGCGGTGGTCCAGCTCTTCGCCGACTCGTTCCGGCTGCCGGACTGGGCGCGGCAGGCGTCGCCGTTCACCCACCTGCCGGCCGCTCCGCTGGAGGCTGTCACCGCGGGGCCGATCATCGCCCTGTCCGTGATCGGCATTGTCCTGATCGCCGCCGGATTCGCCGGATTCCAGCGGAGGGACGTGGGGTACTAG
- a CDS encoding GAF domain-containing protein gives MNAVEKEASRLAALHEYRLLDTPPHEELRAVVRVAAAVAGVPTATLNLIDENRQVQLTTVGFTGRDCERDDSMCAVRLADGVPVNLPDARLDPSYRRNPWVTGELGLIRFYANAPLITPEGHILGTLCVFDSEPRELAPAALNRLQDLAQVIVAFFERRRQTRVTTEFAAVTEARKQWAEALLDGIDVAVMALDSDFKVTMYNRAARGNHDPDIDLDRAPEEIAERFQLYEPDGVTPIPYDEMPLMVVIGGGGPVTGKQMVIRKPHRGDAVVRANARALYAADGETITGGVVALQDVSAEAVRKRLVEEARVRLAAANAELRRSNADLTNFAAAVSHDLVAPLAAVGGYLELLTDELTGAPAAHAASATRAVERMRELIESLLSAAAARRAAGSGEP, from the coding sequence GTGAACGCGGTCGAGAAGGAAGCGAGCCGGCTCGCCGCGCTGCACGAGTACCGCCTGCTCGACACCCCGCCGCACGAGGAGCTGCGAGCCGTCGTACGGGTGGCCGCCGCCGTGGCGGGCGTGCCCACCGCCACCCTCAACCTGATCGACGAGAACCGGCAGGTCCAGCTCACCACCGTCGGCTTCACGGGACGGGACTGCGAGCGGGACGACTCGATGTGCGCGGTCCGGCTCGCCGACGGGGTCCCGGTGAATCTGCCGGACGCGCGGCTCGACCCGTCGTACCGGAGAAATCCGTGGGTGACCGGCGAGCTCGGCCTGATCCGGTTCTACGCGAACGCCCCGCTGATCACGCCGGAGGGGCACATCCTCGGCACCCTCTGCGTCTTCGACAGCGAGCCGCGTGAGCTGGCGCCGGCCGCCCTGAACCGGCTGCAGGACCTGGCCCAGGTGATCGTCGCGTTCTTCGAGCGGCGCCGGCAGACCCGGGTGACCACCGAGTTCGCCGCCGTCACCGAGGCGCGCAAGCAGTGGGCGGAGGCGCTGCTCGACGGCATCGACGTGGCCGTCATGGCGCTCGACAGCGACTTCAAGGTGACCATGTACAACCGGGCGGCCCGGGGGAACCACGACCCGGACATCGATCTCGATCGCGCCCCGGAGGAGATCGCCGAACGATTCCAGCTCTACGAGCCGGACGGGGTGACCCCGATTCCGTACGACGAGATGCCGCTCATGGTGGTGATCGGCGGTGGCGGCCCGGTCACCGGCAAGCAGATGGTGATCCGCAAGCCGCACCGGGGTGACGCCGTCGTCCGGGCGAACGCCCGCGCCCTGTACGCCGCCGACGGCGAGACGATCACCGGAGGCGTGGTGGCGCTGCAGGACGTCTCGGCCGAGGCGGTCCGCAAGCGGCTCGTCGAAGAGGCCCGGGTGCGGCTCGCCGCCGCGAACGCCGAGCTGCGCCGCTCCAACGCCGACCTCACCAACTTCGCCGCGGCGGTCAGTCACGACCTGGTCGCGCCGCTCGCCGCGGTCGGCGGCTACCTGGAACTGCTGACCGACGAGCTGACCGGCGCTCCCGCCGCCCACGCCGCGTCCGCCACCCGGGCCGTCGAGCGGATGCGCGAGCTCATCGAGTCCCTGCTCAGCGCCGCTGCCGCCCGCCGGGCCGCGGGGTCAGGTGAGCCTTGA
- a CDS encoding ATP-binding protein: MDLVVLDREREQRRLAALHEYRLLDAPADDELEAVVRVAAAIAGVPTATLNLIDENRQCQLTTVGFDGADSARTDSMCAIRFQLGEFMYTPDASQDPIYRDNPWVTGVYAGVRLYGSAPLVTPDGHALGSLCVFDDRPGSLDDVQIARLKDLANVVLALFERRRQARVNHELALIAEARQRWTDTLLETIDVAVVAADQAGRLTVFNRAAREWHGLDADPTLDPSAFSDRYQLYATDGVTLLKPGQIPLLRALREGTVENVEMIIKRAAAPPVHVTVSGRALISPGGTPMGAVVAMTDVTTDRAQQRAIEAARRELAVANEDLRRSNADLTNFAGAVSHDLVTPLATVRGYLELLEEEVTGDQANWVAACSRAVTRMHDLISSLLQYARAGSAPIHRVPADLGDIAGQVLADLRAPIEAASAEVVVPAHLPTVLCDPVLTRQLLQNLIANSIKYRHPDRPCRVEVVADRLPAGWEIAVADNGVGIPPEQRRRVFDMFTRLDDAPAGGHGIGLSSCLRIVDRHGGAIRVEENPGGGTRVIFALPD, encoded by the coding sequence GTGGATCTCGTCGTGCTGGACCGCGAGCGGGAGCAGCGGCGGCTTGCCGCGCTGCACGAGTACCGCCTGCTCGACGCTCCGGCCGACGACGAGCTGGAAGCGGTGGTCCGGGTGGCGGCCGCGATCGCCGGCGTGCCGACGGCCACCCTCAATCTGATCGACGAGAACCGGCAGTGCCAGCTCACCACGGTGGGCTTCGACGGCGCGGACTCGGCGCGGACCGACTCGATGTGCGCGATCCGGTTCCAGCTCGGCGAGTTCATGTACACGCCGGACGCCAGCCAGGACCCGATCTACCGGGACAACCCCTGGGTGACCGGCGTCTACGCCGGCGTGCGGCTCTACGGGTCGGCGCCACTGGTCACCCCGGACGGGCACGCGCTCGGCTCGCTCTGCGTCTTCGACGACCGGCCGGGCTCGCTCGACGACGTCCAGATCGCCCGGCTCAAGGATCTCGCCAACGTCGTCCTGGCCCTCTTCGAACGCCGCCGGCAGGCCCGCGTCAACCACGAGCTGGCCCTGATCGCCGAGGCCCGCCAGCGCTGGACCGACACCCTGCTGGAGACCATCGACGTGGCGGTGGTCGCCGCCGACCAGGCCGGCCGGCTGACCGTCTTCAACCGGGCCGCGCGGGAGTGGCACGGCCTCGACGCCGATCCCACCCTCGACCCGTCGGCCTTCTCCGACCGCTACCAGCTCTACGCCACCGACGGCGTCACGCTGCTGAAGCCCGGCCAGATCCCGCTGCTGCGCGCGTTGCGGGAGGGGACCGTCGAGAACGTCGAGATGATCATCAAGCGGGCGGCCGCCCCGCCGGTCCACGTCACGGTCAGCGGCCGCGCGCTGATCTCCCCGGGCGGCACCCCGATGGGTGCCGTCGTCGCCATGACCGACGTGACGACCGACCGGGCCCAGCAGCGCGCGATCGAGGCGGCCCGCCGGGAACTGGCCGTCGCGAACGAGGACCTGCGCCGCTCCAACGCCGACCTCACCAACTTCGCCGGCGCGGTCAGCCACGACCTGGTCACGCCGCTGGCGACGGTACGCGGCTACCTCGAACTGCTCGAGGAGGAGGTGACCGGCGACCAGGCGAACTGGGTCGCCGCCTGCTCCCGCGCGGTCACCCGGATGCACGACCTGATCAGCTCGCTCCTGCAGTACGCCCGGGCCGGCAGCGCCCCGATCCACCGCGTGCCGGCCGACCTGGGCGACATCGCCGGTCAGGTCCTCGCCGACCTGCGGGCCCCGATCGAGGCGGCGTCGGCCGAGGTGGTCGTGCCCGCCCATCTGCCGACCGTCCTCTGCGACCCGGTCCTGACCCGCCAGCTGCTGCAGAACCTGATCGCCAACTCGATCAAGTACCGCCACCCGGACCGGCCCTGCCGCGTCGAGGTGGTCGCCGACCGGCTCCCGGCAGGGTGGGAGATCGCCGTGGCCGACAACGGCGTGGGCATCCCGCCGGAGCAGCGCCGCCGCGTGTTCGACATGTTCACCCGGCTCGACGACGCCCCGGCCGGCGGGCACGGCATCGGGCTGTCCAGCTGCCTGCGGATCGTGGACCGGCACGGCGGCGCGATCCGGGTGGAGGAGAACCCGGGCGGCGGAACCCGGGTGATCTTCGCGCTGCCTGACTAG
- a CDS encoding SPFH domain-containing protein — MADVTRRFHLRHLRTAPTTWVSHTVKGTTKRAGTGLSFWYRPLTAAISEVPVDDRELPLLFHARTEDFADVTVQATVTYRVSDPAAAAARLDFSIDPHRGTWRGQPLDQVAGLLAELAQQPALDLLARLPLTEALTTGIAPIRESVANALAADPRLTETGVSVVSARVVAIRPEPDLERALQTATREQVQQDADKATYARRAHAVQQEQAIAENELQSKIELARREQELVEQHGSNTRREAELDAETRLVAARAEAAREDVASEAAAERVRRLAVSEAEAARVRDEARAAGARIVGLAEAEAEAARLAAYRDLPPAVLQALALKELAGNVPAIGELTVTPDLLSKLAGRLG; from the coding sequence ATGGCTGACGTGACACGGCGATTCCACCTCCGGCACCTGCGCACCGCGCCGACGACGTGGGTCAGTCACACCGTGAAGGGGACGACGAAGCGGGCCGGCACCGGGCTGTCGTTCTGGTACCGGCCGCTCACCGCCGCGATCTCCGAGGTGCCGGTCGACGACCGCGAGCTGCCACTGCTGTTCCACGCGCGGACCGAGGACTTCGCCGACGTGACGGTGCAGGCGACGGTGACCTACCGGGTGAGCGACCCGGCCGCTGCCGCGGCCCGGCTGGACTTCTCGATCGACCCGCATCGGGGGACCTGGCGCGGCCAGCCGCTCGACCAGGTCGCCGGACTGCTGGCCGAGCTGGCGCAGCAGCCCGCCCTGGACCTGCTGGCCCGGCTTCCGCTGACCGAGGCGCTGACCACGGGCATCGCCCCGATCCGCGAGTCGGTGGCGAACGCCCTGGCCGCCGATCCCCGGCTGACCGAGACCGGCGTGTCGGTGGTCAGCGCGCGGGTCGTGGCGATCCGCCCGGAACCCGATCTGGAACGGGCACTGCAGACGGCCACGCGCGAGCAGGTGCAGCAGGACGCGGACAAGGCGACGTACGCGCGCCGGGCGCACGCGGTGCAGCAGGAGCAGGCGATCGCCGAGAACGAGCTGCAGAGCAAGATCGAGCTGGCCCGACGCGAACAGGAGCTGGTCGAGCAGCACGGATCGAACACGCGGCGCGAGGCCGAGCTCGACGCGGAGACGCGGCTGGTGGCGGCACGCGCGGAAGCGGCCCGGGAGGACGTCGCGAGCGAGGCGGCGGCCGAGCGGGTGCGGCGGCTCGCGGTTTCCGAGGCCGAGGCGGCGAGGGTACGGGACGAGGCCCGCGCCGCCGGAGCCAGGATCGTCGGGCTGGCCGAGGCGGAGGCCGAGGCCGCGCGACTGGCGGCGTACCGTGATCTGCCGCCCGCGGTCCTGCAGGCGCTCGCCCTCAAGGAGCTGGCCGGCAACGTTCCGGCGATCGGCGAGCTGACGGTCACCCCGGACCTGCTCAGCAAGCTGGCCGGGCGGCTCGGATGA
- a CDS encoding NUDIX domain-containing protein → MTLTMAAVTVDLVLLTIRQGGLQVLLVERGIPPFRGRWALPGGFVLPDEDLDEAAVRELREETGLDPQSGHLEQLATYGTPGRDPRGRVVTVAYLALLPDLPAPVAGSDASGASWRPFSADRLFSADRLAFDHDRILADGVERARSKLEYTPLATAFCPPEFTVADLRTVYETVWQTTLDPRNFHRKVTSAEGFVEPTGTTAARERGRPAQLFRRGPATLLHPPLLRPSR, encoded by the coding sequence ATGACGCTAACCATGGCGGCGGTCACAGTCGATCTCGTGCTCCTGACCATCCGGCAGGGCGGTCTGCAGGTGCTGCTGGTCGAGCGCGGCATCCCGCCGTTCCGAGGTCGCTGGGCCCTGCCGGGCGGGTTCGTGCTGCCCGACGAGGACCTGGACGAGGCGGCCGTCCGGGAGCTGCGGGAGGAGACCGGGCTGGATCCGCAGTCAGGTCATCTGGAGCAGCTGGCCACCTACGGCACCCCCGGCCGTGATCCGCGCGGCCGGGTCGTGACGGTGGCCTACCTGGCCCTGCTGCCGGATCTGCCCGCCCCGGTCGCCGGCAGCGACGCGTCGGGCGCTTCCTGGCGGCCGTTCTCCGCGGACCGGCTGTTCTCCGCCGACCGCCTGGCGTTCGACCACGACCGGATCCTCGCCGACGGGGTCGAGCGGGCCCGTTCCAAGCTGGAGTACACGCCGCTGGCCACCGCCTTCTGCCCGCCCGAGTTCACGGTGGCCGATCTGCGAACGGTCTACGAGACGGTCTGGCAGACCACCCTCGACCCGCGCAACTTCCACCGCAAGGTCACCTCGGCCGAGGGCTTCGTCGAGCCCACCGGGACCACGGCGGCCCGGGAACGCGGCCGTCCCGCGCAGCTGTTCCGCCGGGGCCCGGCAACCCTGCTCCACCCGCCGTTGCTCCGGCCGTCCCGCTGA
- a CDS encoding siderophore-interacting protein encodes MGNTRGAGRQQLPTRVRAVTVLTPHLREIELAGPGLPRLRPRPGAHLVLHVPDGDGVARRVYSIWRLRDAVLTIRVVLHCTGGPGCTWATTVQPGDRIVVEPPRSKITLDGSAAFHLFIGDETGAVPLPAMRAAVPPAVPTLGLFSADEEIPGLAPLLQVRSLLPALQGLELPAGRGTAYVAGSADLCRRVQRHLIEQRGWHRGSVLVQPQWAPGHPGFGAGP; translated from the coding sequence GTGGGAAACACGCGCGGCGCGGGCCGGCAGCAGTTGCCCACCAGGGTCCGCGCGGTCACCGTCCTCACCCCGCACCTCCGGGAGATCGAGCTGGCCGGGCCCGGACTGCCTCGGCTGCGTCCCCGCCCCGGCGCCCATCTCGTGCTCCACGTCCCGGACGGTGACGGCGTCGCACGACGCGTCTACTCGATCTGGCGACTGCGGGACGCCGTGCTCACGATCCGGGTGGTACTGCACTGCACCGGCGGGCCGGGCTGCACCTGGGCCACCACGGTCCAGCCCGGTGACCGCATCGTCGTCGAGCCGCCACGCAGCAAGATCACGCTCGACGGAAGCGCCGCGTTCCACCTTTTCATCGGCGACGAGACGGGGGCGGTCCCGTTGCCGGCGATGCGCGCGGCAGTGCCCCCGGCCGTCCCCACGCTGGGCCTCTTCAGCGCGGACGAGGAGATCCCGGGCCTGGCTCCGCTCCTGCAGGTCCGCAGCTTGCTGCCCGCGCTCCAGGGTCTCGAGCTGCCGGCCGGGCGGGGGACGGCCTACGTAGCCGGCTCGGCCGACCTGTGCCGCCGTGTTCAGCGCCATCTCATCGAGCAGCGCGGCTGGCACCGCGGATCGGTACTGGTGCAGCCGCAGTGGGCGCCGGGCCACCCCGGTTTCGGCGCCGGCCCCTGA
- a CDS encoding metallophosphoesterase: protein MRLVLMSDTHLPKRARDLPAPLWSAVDAADVVVHAGDWVDVPLLDALQSRASRLIACYGNNDGPALRARLPEVARADLGGLRLAVVHETGPSAGRESRCAARFPDVDLLVFGHSHIPWDTTAATGLRLLNPGSPTDRRRQPHHTYMTAIVSSGTLTDVTLHHLPPR from the coding sequence GTGCGACTCGTCCTGATGTCCGACACCCACCTGCCGAAGCGTGCGCGCGACCTGCCGGCCCCTCTGTGGTCGGCGGTCGACGCCGCCGACGTGGTCGTCCACGCCGGCGACTGGGTCGACGTGCCACTGCTCGACGCCCTGCAGTCCCGCGCGTCCCGGCTGATCGCCTGCTACGGCAACAACGACGGCCCGGCCCTGCGCGCCCGCCTGCCCGAGGTGGCCCGCGCCGACCTGGGCGGCCTGCGCCTCGCCGTGGTCCACGAGACCGGCCCGTCGGCGGGCCGGGAGTCCCGCTGCGCCGCCCGCTTCCCGGACGTGGACCTGCTGGTGTTCGGCCACTCCCACATCCCGTGGGACACGACGGCCGCCACCGGTCTGCGCCTGCTGAACCCCGGCTCCCCCACCGATCGCCGCCGTCAGCCGCACCACACCTACATGACCGCGATCGTCTCGTCGGGAACCCTCACCGACGTGACCCTGCACCACCTCCCTCCCCGTTAA
- a CDS encoding glycoside hydrolase domain-containing protein, with protein MLLKYRKRLVGALVVALCVAPLALVNGNAAAAAALPPQPGNFKGYGFDACTAPSSDAMKAWLRSPYRAVGVYFGGNNRGCAQPNLTASWVREQIGRGWRLIPLYVGPQATCTTTTKKNRIDNKNAEKQGRAIADDAVTQAKAIGLARESVLIYDMEAYRTNDAVCRAGVLAFMKGWSARLHDHGYFSGFYSSVSSGVADQVAVYDKAGYVKPDYMDFARWDQVVTTKDPVIPSSYWTPGRRMKQYRGDHKETWGGVTINIDNDYLDFARLPSAKLGDWTRNGWSDVLARTKSSGNLFTYPGNGSYISEANRTKIAGGFAGMNAIVRMDLNRDGFPDVVARTTAGVVWFYPGKSNGTLGARKKLYSKFTHMRELTAIGDFNRDGYPDLLATQTSNGDVYLYPGKKGAKFGTRKVLAYGNWADRSEFTGVGDYNRDGYADLLVKQTKTGVLYLYPGKGNGFKARVTIGKARGFRDVTGIGDFDRDGFTDIVAVQSATGHLMLFRGTGKTLKAGVRLATGYKGRTPLF; from the coding sequence ATGCTCCTGAAGTACCGGAAGCGCCTTGTCGGCGCCCTGGTCGTCGCGCTCTGCGTCGCGCCGCTCGCGCTGGTGAACGGCAACGCCGCCGCGGCCGCCGCCCTGCCGCCGCAGCCCGGCAACTTCAAGGGCTACGGATTCGACGCCTGCACCGCGCCGTCGTCCGACGCGATGAAGGCCTGGCTGCGGTCGCCCTACCGCGCGGTCGGCGTCTACTTCGGCGGCAACAACCGGGGCTGCGCCCAGCCGAACCTCACCGCCTCCTGGGTGCGCGAGCAGATCGGCAGGGGCTGGCGGCTCATCCCGCTCTACGTGGGTCCGCAGGCGACCTGCACGACGACCACGAAGAAGAACCGGATCGACAACAAGAACGCCGAGAAGCAGGGCCGCGCCATCGCCGACGACGCGGTGACGCAGGCCAAGGCGATCGGTCTGGCGCGCGAGTCCGTCCTGATCTACGACATGGAGGCGTACCGGACGAACGACGCCGTCTGCCGCGCCGGCGTGCTCGCCTTCATGAAGGGCTGGAGCGCCCGCCTGCACGACCACGGATACTTCTCCGGGTTCTACAGCAGCGTCTCGTCCGGCGTGGCGGATCAGGTCGCGGTCTACGACAAGGCGGGGTACGTCAAACCCGACTACATGGACTTCGCCCGCTGGGACCAGGTCGTCACCACCAAGGACCCGGTCATCCCGTCCTCCTACTGGACGCCGGGACGCCGGATGAAGCAGTACCGCGGCGACCACAAGGAGACGTGGGGCGGCGTCACCATCAACATCGACAACGACTATCTCGACTTCGCCCGGCTGCCGTCGGCGAAGCTCGGTGACTGGACCCGCAACGGCTGGTCGGACGTCCTGGCGCGGACCAAGTCCAGCGGCAACCTCTTCACCTACCCTGGCAACGGGTCGTACATCTCCGAGGCCAACCGTACGAAGATCGCCGGCGGGTTCGCGGGCATGAACGCGATCGTCCGGATGGACCTGAACCGGGACGGCTTCCCGGACGTCGTCGCCCGCACCACCGCCGGCGTCGTCTGGTTCTACCCGGGCAAGTCCAACGGCACGCTCGGCGCCCGCAAGAAGCTGTACTCCAAGTTCACCCACATGCGGGAGCTGACCGCGATCGGGGACTTCAACCGGGACGGATACCCCGATCTGCTGGCCACCCAGACCAGCAACGGGGACGTCTACCTCTACCCCGGTAAGAAGGGCGCGAAGTTCGGGACGCGGAAGGTCCTCGCGTACGGGAACTGGGCGGACCGTTCCGAATTCACCGGCGTCGGCGACTACAACCGTGATGGTTACGCCGACCTGCTGGTGAAGCAGACGAAGACCGGGGTCCTCTACCTCTACCCGGGCAAGGGGAACGGTTTCAAGGCGCGCGTCACCATCGGCAAGGCGCGCGGCTTCCGCGACGTCACCGGCATCGGCGACTTCGACCGCGACGGCTTCACCGACATCGTCGCCGTCCAGTCCGCCACCGGCCATCTGATGCTCTTCCGTGGAACCGGGAAGACACTGAAGGCCGGTGTGCGCCTCGCGACCGGATACAAGGGCCGCACCCCGTTGTTCTGA
- a CDS encoding MFS transporter, whose amino-acid sequence MDHLTGRQRWAALIALSLGGVAIGLTEFVAMGLLPDMARALLPEAWSRSTSDAVAQAGWVITAYALGVVAGAPLIAALSARMPRKRLVMGLLVLFAVGTFASAIAPTFELVVVARFVAAVPHGAYFGAAGLLAASLMGPGNEARGYSMVLGGLTISNVVGVPLITHLGQSAGWRIAYAVIALVFVLTLFAVAATVPDSPAKVDGSPAAELRALRRPQVWLVAATAAIGFAGFFAVNTYIAPVTTEVTGLTASAVPWVLAVFGLGMTAGNFLGGAFADRNLRLATTAGFGGVIVSTVFFALTASTPFGLFFGAFLTGATCIFLGPALQARLITVAPEAQLMGAAVNQSAMNLANSLGAALGGLVIARGYGYLAPAWTGVVLACLGLALAMVSFLMDRRSSDRSRVIRSGR is encoded by the coding sequence GTGGATCATCTGACGGGGCGGCAACGCTGGGCTGCGCTGATCGCGCTCTCCCTGGGTGGCGTGGCGATCGGCTTGACCGAGTTCGTGGCGATGGGACTGCTGCCCGACATGGCACGGGCCCTGCTTCCCGAGGCGTGGAGCCGATCGACCTCCGATGCCGTCGCTCAGGCGGGCTGGGTCATCACCGCGTACGCCCTCGGGGTCGTGGCCGGCGCACCCCTGATCGCCGCGCTCTCCGCCCGGATGCCGCGCAAGCGGCTGGTCATGGGTCTGCTGGTGCTGTTCGCCGTGGGGACGTTCGCCAGCGCGATCGCGCCCACGTTCGAGCTGGTGGTGGTGGCGCGGTTCGTGGCGGCGGTGCCGCACGGCGCGTACTTCGGCGCGGCCGGTCTGCTGGCGGCGAGCCTGATGGGACCGGGTAACGAGGCGCGCGGCTACTCGATGGTGCTGGGCGGCCTGACCATCTCCAACGTCGTCGGCGTTCCCCTGATCACGCATCTGGGGCAGTCGGCCGGCTGGCGGATCGCCTACGCCGTGATCGCCCTGGTCTTCGTGCTGACCCTGTTCGCGGTGGCGGCCACGGTCCCGGACTCCCCGGCCAAGGTGGACGGCTCACCCGCGGCCGAGCTGCGGGCACTGCGCCGGCCGCAGGTCTGGCTGGTGGCGGCGACGGCGGCGATCGGGTTCGCCGGATTCTTCGCGGTGAACACCTACATCGCACCGGTGACGACCGAGGTGACCGGGCTGACCGCGTCGGCGGTGCCCTGGGTTCTCGCGGTCTTCGGCCTCGGCATGACAGCCGGCAACTTCCTCGGCGGCGCGTTCGCCGACCGCAACCTGCGACTGGCCACCACCGCCGGATTCGGTGGCGTGATCGTGTCGACGGTGTTCTTCGCGCTCACCGCGTCAACGCCGTTCGGCCTCTTCTTCGGCGCCTTCCTGACCGGCGCCACCTGCATCTTCCTCGGCCCGGCGCTGCAGGCGCGGCTCATCACCGTCGCTCCCGAGGCGCAGCTCATGGGCGCCGCCGTCAACCAGTCCGCGATGAATCTGGCGAACAGCCTGGGTGCCGCGCTCGGAGGTCTGGTCATCGCCCGGGGGTACGGCTACCTGGCGCCGGCCTGGACCGGTGTCGTCCTGGCCTGCCTGGGCCTGGCTCTCGCGATGGTCAGCTTCCTGATGGACAGAAGGTCTTCAGACCGCTCGCGTGTGATCCGTTCCGGACGATAG
- a CDS encoding VOC family protein: protein MASRIGELVLSCRDPELLARFWCEVLDFVVLDREDGCVEIGTPEGFGGPHPTIFFLQRDEPESGKSRLHIDLNPTDRDQDAELERLLALGARPADIGQTGEEQWHVLQDPEGNEFCLLRSRIKPL, encoded by the coding sequence ATGGCTTCTCGTATCGGTGAGCTCGTCCTCAGTTGCCGCGACCCCGAGCTGCTGGCGCGGTTCTGGTGCGAGGTCCTCGATTTCGTGGTGCTCGACCGGGAGGACGGCTGTGTCGAGATCGGCACGCCGGAGGGGTTCGGCGGCCCGCACCCGACGATCTTCTTCCTCCAGCGGGACGAGCCGGAGTCCGGCAAGTCCCGTCTGCACATCGACCTGAACCCGACCGACCGCGACCAGGACGCCGAGCTCGAACGCCTGCTGGCCCTCGGCGCCCGTCCGGCCGACATCGGCCAGACCGGCGAGGAGCAGTGGCACGTCCTGCAGGACCCGGAGGGCAACGAGTTCTGCCTGCTCCGGTCGAGGATCAAGCCGCTGTAG